The Magallana gigas chromosome 6, xbMagGiga1.1, whole genome shotgun sequence genome includes the window ATCTTAGTCTCACCTGTCCACTATATAATCCTTTTGgtaaaatgaaagataaaaagTGTGCATGCTAAATTTTATGAACTTTGATACTAGAGTGTTTGTAGGTTTTAAATCCCCTTATTGGCTAAATAATGTTATTCTATGCATGATAAACCATAGATCAGAGTGAtaggttgtacatgtattcatttactTTTCCTCAGGGAATAATGGCAGGGATATACAGGTCCTCGCGGCTGGGCACCACTCCCTCCCATTCGAGTTCCACCTCCCTGCCGATTGTCCTACGTCATACGAAGGCTCCATTGGTCGCGTGCGTTACTACGTTTCCGCTAAAATCCGGAAGTTATACGAAATCGAACACACCACAATGAAACTATTCACTGTGATTCATCACCTTGACCTGAACAACGACCTACGTTTGCTGGTATAAGTTATCATTATTTGTTTAATCATATCTATTGTCTTAAGGATGCTCGACacaccaatgcattatttgatggatcgatgaagaataatttttgagaaatgattatataaaaatgacacctatatcggcttccaattattttatatgaatttttttgtattttttttatagaaaccggGAACATCGTTTTAGCTGCGAACAGGATATCTTAgagctaaaaatttgttatcaattaatgcacaatacaattatctataaatacatatcaaagaTGGCCATacaaacttttaatattttaaaaaaaaaaatgataaaaatataaaacaaaaatattagatattttttaaatctatggataaaaactgcaaataaacTGTTTCTCGCAATAAACAATtgctgtacaatcatatttcaacaagaaattggaacgaaatagtgaaattaaagaaaaactggAAAATCTTACAActgaaccgatcccgattgtaattaaactAATCCCGAACAAAATCACATAAAGTTAGAATGTATcacaattttgcaaaaattaactCTAAAATGGTTTGGTCATTTACTGACTTTATAATTCATATCAGTTACTCAGAATAAACTGcagaattttgtaaaattttaaaataattctaatcgggatcagtttttttttcaatcaggaTCGGtccaaatttgataaataacaattttcctaAAACTTCGCATCTtcgtttcaatttctttgtaaaatatcattgtttagtaCTTTAACTATATGTGACTATAtgctattctttaaattttatccatagattaaagagaaattttgattttcagaaatatttttcaataaagaattaaatacTTGACCCGGCAAACAATCTTTGCATGtatttattcataataatattACACATCAATTGACACCAAGTTTTAAGCTCTAAAATACCCTGTTTGTCCTTAAAACAGTTAACgtttttcctatttcactgaaaaaatacaacaacaaaaatcatataaaataactgaaagccgATATTGATCTCCGTTTTGTggaatcatatttcaaaatgattCTCCATCGATCCATCAAATAGAATTTTAGTGTGTCGAGGAAACTTAATATGAAAGCACTGCGATATTAAGAAGAAATGTAACACAAATTTCACATAAAAATGTGGTAATTTTACAGCAACCCGCGGAGGCCAGCAATGATATGACCCTGTGCTGCCTCTGTTGTAAGTCAGGACCAATCTCTGCCACGCTATATTTAGAAACAATAGGCTTTGTCCCGGGAGAAGGGATTCCCATCCACGTGGAGATTGAGAACAGAAGTGGAAGGAAAATTTCTGCGGCCAGTGTTACGTTACTCATGGTAAATTTATATGTTTTCCCGACACGATGTTTATTCCAAGAAAGCTTTAATACAGTGAAATGCATCATCAAATTCGTTTGCTCTTTTGTCCTGTCATTCCAAAATGAAAGGTTTCTGTGACAGTTCTATGTTTGTTTCACTGGATTTTCTGATAATGACACATTGCTTATGAACACATTGTTTATTGATGTATGAAAGTTTACTCAGGGATTACGTGCTTTGGTTCTCTCAGTCCGGACAATCTACGAATATTGGTCCCCACCACTGGAGATGTGTATAATCAATCttctacattattttaaaatgtcgaCGAGGAACAAAACctgaataaacatattttagatTTCATATCAGTCGCGTTAGGACTATGGGACTACTTTCCCAACCTACAGAGTCGTGGCCTTTTAGGTTTTATAAGTTTTACTCTTCTCCTAACGTAGGAGAAATCAATGAATTTTaacaatgcatatatatttacgATGGCGATGTTTACTTTAATCTAATAAATTTATTAGAATGAAATTGATTTACTACTCAGACAAGATGTCAGTCATGATCTATAAAGAACAAAATAGGACCACCCAAACAGTCTTTTGtgttaaatgtttttatgaagTTGTTTCGTTTTATAAAGGTGGTACGATATAACACAAGTAAAAAGTCGAAGACACACACCAATCAAGTGGCATCCCTGTGCAAGGACGAATGGAATGCTGGGAAGACGGAAATGTGGACGGGAGAGCGATTGATTATACCCTCCGTACCGCCATCTTATCTCATCGGCTGTGATATCATCGAAATATCGTATGTTCTAGAGGTAGTATCAAACTCTAGACTTTATTACATAATATAACTGCCAATCATACTGTCCCAGTGTCGTTTTTCAGAGTTTTTGTTGCGTTATGGCTTGgtgaattgattttaaacttgctGTTTAGCTTTATACTGTGAAACCAAAGACCATGTTTGAGTTTAATACTACTGATTGACGGATTGTGAAGAAATTAAtcctaaataaaaataaattcgtcttctgaaaaaaaaatctaacaaaatTTTCTCGAAAGCTATTCTGCACATAAAACGGCAATCTGGGGTGTCGGTAGGAGGCTTGTATTGTTTATGCAATACTCTTCTTATCATAAGCAGCCTCTTTACAAACATTCGAATAGTTTTTGCTGACATCTTCAGTTCAGTTATATTCATTAATCCTTACAGCTGAAGGTCCATCCCTCTGGCCCAGCGTTCACTCTACCAGTCAAAATGGAGGTGGTTGTGGGCACGAAACCCTTGAAGAACTCTACCAATAATTTTACCTACAGCGGGTCGGGAGTCTCGCTAATTTCACCAATTCACCGAACCAACGAACAACAGAACAAACGTAAGTTAAAGTAAAGAGTGCTTGTAATCCCCCTGCGCAGCTTGTTGTGAAGGGAATATAGCACCGCTGCTGAgcgtgtgtatgtatgtgtgttaaTTCAGCGTTGTAAGCAAAATTAAAAGGAAACCCTCGCatacatgtttatcaaactTCGTACACTTCATAAGCATGGTTAAAGGACAAACCCTATACATCTACAAGtaattatattgaatatttattaaaatatcgctaaaattacaacaattaaattgtatggaaattttatgtacgacctGACAATAAACATTTCCGGTTCGTGAAAGTGAACGTCTCAAGTTTACaacttaatattttgtttgattaagGCCTTTTCAAGGTGAGAAACAAACGCTTTTTAACTTATAGAAATGGGGTGTCCAAAGGGAAAAATTGAAGAGAACAGGAGATTAGTTCAtcctaatttaataaaaaaaaaatgcagccGTCTGATCGAACCAAATTTCGGGCTATATTTCCCGATTTGCTATGAGAATTTAAGAACATGTTCAAGGTTCAGAAGAGacttataaaattataaagctAAAGTTAAAACATTTGTGATGTGTTTTCGCTAGTAAGGAGAGTAATTGCACAACTACCTAAatataacacccccccccccccatgtatACACCAAGAGCGTACGTGGGGATAGGAATAAACGAAACATGTTAATTCCTAGCGGTTTTAAGAAGATAAATGTTTTTCTTCTCAATTACGTGTATATTCCTGAATAATGCATCCCCCACTATATAACATTTCGCGAGGGATGCTCCTctttgcggtgcccttgtttACAACCGTTATTCTCCATCCATAAGGCGATTGCATGGAGAGGGATTTCTGTTTCGGTTGCCATTATTAGGCGACTGGTTAAGTAACTGGCACActttttcaactttcatcaCAACAATGTCATctacataaatatctgatgCATTTTGATAATCTTTTTTTCAGCCCTAGCTATTTTTAAGTGGTTTGGGACACAAGCCTCATTAAAATTTATCGTCATCATATTTTCCAATAGatgaataatgaacatcaaCATCACAGTGTCTCGATGACTTTGAATTTCTGATGAGTTACATGGTTCTGGATATTTTCCTATTCATACCGCCTAGTAAAAcaccatatcatatatagttaaTGCACATTTATAATATTTCTTGCCGTTAGATAACCTATTAAACCATTTtacaatattacttattattCTTTGCCAATTTGAGATAGAtacctattaattttgattaatgttAACACATTTAATatagtactagtatataataaaagattttattaattctcGGACACTTTGGGTCGAATGtgaaatgcatgtacatgtacaataaact containing:
- the LOC105326301 gene encoding arrestin domain-containing protein 3, which translates into the protein MMGKLDRFDIVFENPDGVCVSGNPLSGSVILELSGKLKICELLLRFHGYASVCWVERQSSGHGKNKRAVAKHYSSDEIYFDHTVNVIGNNGRDIQVLAAGHHSLPFEFHLPADCPTSYEGSIGRVRYYVSAKIRKLYEIEHTTMKLFTVIHHLDLNNDLRLLQPAEASNDMTLCCLCCKSGPISATLYLETIGFVPGEGIPIHVEIENRSGRKISAASVTLLMVVRYNTSKKSKTHTNQVASLCKDEWNAGKTEMWTGERLIIPSVPPSYLIGCDIIEISYVLELKVHPSGPAFTLPVKMEVVVGTKPLKNSTNNFTYSGSGVSLISPIHRTNEQQNKLCVTFTESVLGKVTVDDDRECDDIPHDITFAPVYPYHSLSNKTDSFQVKSSPKPGDNGFKR